The Ipomoea triloba cultivar NCNSP0323 chromosome 14, ASM357664v1 region AAGGTAAATAGAGTGCAAACAAGCAAACTTTCATATGTTCAAATTAAGGGGACTTGTTAGGCTATTTTTTTTCCAGACAATCTTTGATTTGTTTCACTTGATCGGATTGAGGAGCATGTTATAGTATGCATTAAATATAAAGGGTTAATTATTGTTAGAGATTGCAGTTAATAATAGTTTGATTATTTTCTATCAAAATGTTGTAAAGATTTTACCTTTTTCTTATTTCCAGGAGTAAAAATCCCAAACAATTGTGGAATTAGGAGCTTTTCATGCAACGTATTGGATTCTTATAAACCCTAAATTTTCTTAACGAAGAGAAGAAAAGAGCGCAAAGGGATATTAGAGCAGATTGGGAACCTGAGAAAATGCCATGGGAGGCACAGAAGCTCTGAAAGGTAGAGTCTATAATAGGGTAACGCTGCTCCAAAGACTTTAGAGGTGCCATCGCTCTCTCCCACTCGCAGAGGGAAGCTGTGTGCTACCCTGCTACGGCCGCCGGCGAGTACCAAGGTGCGGCGCAGTTTTCCGAACTGATGTCAACTCCCAACCTTTGTGGGCTAAACAATTTGAAGCTTAGTGGGCCTGCTTCACTACTAGTGATATATCATAAAAAGTCCAATTCTAGCCCAATCCCAATCAAtacggttgttatgccatggacctggTCCATAGTCACAATTTTAGTActgtatgtttataattttagaactcgttcacaattttttgcagGGATTTTTGTCCACAAGGAGGGGGGGGAATAACTTTTTACTCTTTGTATATATAACATCAAGGATAACatagtaatttaaatttttagaaagTCTAAAGTTATATAATACTTTGTCTGCCATGATTTTTCATCTTTCTATCTTTTTCTTTCAGTTATTCTTGTTGATAAGCTTGAATAATCAACTGAGGTTCCTTCTTTTTACAGGTTAGTAAGTGCTCTTCTAGTTtcttcaaaactttttttttagtaacaaTTTTCACAACATAAGAGGATTATCTAATTTGTAACATCATTATAACCATGTCTTGTAATACATACATTCTTCTTTTggttttatttcaattttgtttacaacaaatctctttcttttttttgaagttACAGTCACCAATAGTTTTTGGAGCATGGAtgtgttttaaatttattaatctattgCTTATCTTTGTAGCATTCAATTATCATTATTTAATGTAGCATATTTAttataactagttttatacgcgcattgcgcgaatgggttaatgcccaatgtttatatttaaataaatatttgaaagtatatcaatgcaagattatatatgagaagtttatacatgggtaatcgaatgtcgaatttttttatttaaatatctaactcaaagtatatgaatccaagataatatagaaaattcattataattattactaaaataaatgtttgcaaccttgtaaaatcgatagcctaaatatttggtctaaaaatgatagtctaaataaatactacttttcatttgaatttttctaagtgttcttaattctcttttgagtaacattgtcattgtcttcatctttactatttgttctcttcatttttgttggtagtgtgttatttgcaattcgattattgttggtagcatagatgacaatgtcatgcagtgagattatgatataggagctatggactttcctttaggtgttctgcttggggttcatttggttcaaccattattgttgaatgagttattgtggataaagaaatccctagtttaagaaaaaagattaaataaattaataaaatttaaaaatttaaaatattatatattccaaagatattaaaaggtagttcctcgcttcaatttgctaggtaatgggttatttgagtactttcattgtcaacaaatcccccaagtagttaatatgattggtttcaaactattcttttttatttttttcatggtattaaagaaatacatatgtatcattttttggtataactactaatttatttaattcaataagagtaaaatagagcgattccgtttcaatttgttgggttatttgagtactctctttgtcaaccaatccccaagtaattaatataattagcttcaaattattttaaaaattttttttcatagtattaataaaatacttggtaaataaatatataacattattttgtactataactttgatatttaattacaagatattgtaaaaataagataatggacaatataatgaatatcaattgataaatttgaatgtaaagaatctttgcatgagagaaaataaagacaatataactaatgaaattatttctcttatttaatttaatttttttataatgaataattttttcaaataaagatattgtagacacataattctaaattaaagaaatacatatgtatcattttttgttgtagctactaatttatttaatgtaataagagtaaatagagtgagaaacttaattatgtcaaatttgattgagatgaggttcaaacctaagacctttcttataggaattaatgggtaagttaaaagttaacaaaatattaacggagaagagaatatttaacggaaaacttaacggataatcataaaagtaaggttaaattaggtaatctctatgaataatattaatctgaattatcttaaccatctatttgattaaataattcatctgaaccatccatttgattaaataatttgaccgccattttttctacccattttaggcctaactctctttggctcttattagtatagtagatatagtgTTGTAATTTCTTCTACCTCTCCACTTTTACTTTGTGTGTTTACAAATGTTTTTTGATCTCTAATCGTGTCCTATAATTTTCCCTTTAACGCTATTAttcttaaagttttttttttttttcacatagCCAATTAtggaattattatattttacatgGTATTTTTGAGTTTAAactttcattattttcttttgtctCTTCGGAGACATCCGATAAAATTGGAACGATACAGAGAAGATTAGCATGGCCCCTAGGCAAGGATCACACGCACAAATCGAGAAATGATCCTTCTATTCTAGTTTTATCTCCAATTTTGAGAAGTTGACAAATTATTATGGGTTTACCTACTAAATCTGTACttacataaaatatttgtaCTCCATAAATACATGTGTCCTATATCATCATTGCTTATACACTTTCAACAATTACTTATGGTAGTTTACTTATATATGGAATTTGTTAGTCTATCATCATTTCTTGAATAAACACTGATATCTTTGCTTACTATATCAGCAATTTCAATTTCTGTTGTTTCGATTGATTCACCATGTTCTTCTATAATAGCCTTTGCATTCCTTACTTGGTCTAGAGCTATtattatttgttcattttcattCATAAGCTGTTTTCTTCACTCTCTACATCACAAAATTTTTTGCATGGTATTTTTGCCACATGGAAAGGAAGGggagagggggagagagagatagaAGAGGGAAACAAAAATACCATGCAAACGAGGACGTCAAGAGTCCACAAAAGAGCGCAAACAACACTCACTAgctcaattcttttttttttcttttttttttttttcacaggCCAGGGTCCGCAAAGAACATAACTGcaatttctttttcctctttcaTCTCTTCTCTTTCCTCCAACTCAGTCTGTTTATCCGAccgtaaattaaaaaaaaaaaaaaaactccaaaaaaaGCCTCTGATGAAATTGTTCTAAGGAGTACATGTAATAATATAACTCTTTTATCCTTTCCTATTTCATGTAATAAGAGTTCTACTATGTATACTTTCAAATTCTACTCCTTAACTTTTATTCTCAAATCTAACAAATAAggataaactatttttttttatcatgtaGGTCCCCAAAAAAGTACTTGCATCAAGAGTTTGTGAGCGAGAGTAGAAGTTTTGGTATAGAAAATAAGAGCACACATAATATTTTCCATGTAATAAATAACCATTAATCACTAGGAGACACCACAATTCTAAACTACAGAACATCAAAAGCTAAACATAGAAATGATTTATGTAATAAACAACCATTAATCATTAGGAGACGCCACAAATCTAAACTACCGAACTCAGGATATGGGAGCAACATTAgtacaataaattaataaaccAAGGTCCCTAGCCTGTCCGTCAAATATTTTAGCCTAATGTccttttaaacacaaattatatcgtgcaCCAGGATCCACTTTAGTccatattatatacatgcagttaacatattatgtactttcaagTTAACAGATTCTATACACATAATCTGTTaactaaatgtacataataACTTAATGTATAAAATCTGTTAACTGAAAATGCATAATATGTTGAACGGTATGTAATAAAAGGGGAGTCTAAAGAATAGTTAACCCagaaaatgtgtgaatgtgaagatGGAAAACATGCGGTTAAAGGATCCCCATCATCCCTCAGAGACTACGAGTGTAATAAGAGCATCCGTAGATTCTCTGTGCAGTTTTAAGGTGTTGTAGAGGAGGAGGACATGAAGAACTTCAAGGTGTTGGGAACTACGAGTTCCCCGTTGAAGGGATTGAAGCTCCATTTTCGGAGTCTTTAATGGGCAAAGGTTTTGGTTTCTTTCTCAAGAAGCTTTTCGAGTAAAGGGAACCAAAGACTATTACCTGAACAGATTGAACGAGATTCAGCATTAAGAACTTAAAGGACAGTAAGTAGAGAACAATAAGTTGATAACTAGCAGAATTAAAACTTACAGCTCCAACGCATTGCTCCCAGCTGAGTGGGTGACCAAACCACATGCACGATAACAAGATGCTCACTAACTACACCATAAGAAAAAACTGATTAGAGCTAAGAACTCCACATGTTCAGAGGTTAACTTTCTAAACCCCAAAATCTACCTTCGTACCTGTCTTGTGGTCATTATAGTCGCAAAGGTAAGAGCACCAAAATTACGGATtgtgaaagaaataaagaattgaCTGGCTGTGGCCACCTACAAAAGAAATCATAATGTTTCATGGTTTATAAATGTCATCATACATATTTAGGTATTATAAATTAGGGCAtataaacaataacaataatgataacaatTTAATGAAGTAAATGTTTTACAGATGATCAACTTACAGTTGAAAGGAGAAGAATGTCAAAGAAGCAATCATGATGGCGTGAAACAAAATCTATTGCCATCAAAAGATTTCCCTGCAAAATTAGGCCTAAACATGAAACAGACAAAGCCACTTTGTCAAGAAACCAGACAAGATGAGAATATGCATATGTCTAACAGGATGCAAGGGAAAGGAACATGATAGAGAGAGCTTGTGCAAGTGTAATGTAAAGAAAGGTGCATGCAGAGCAATCAGAAGGAGCCTACCACAAGAAAACTAATCTTACCACTGAAACTGAGGAAACAAGAACATAGTGTTGTGTAGAATATCTGAGTATGTATTTCCATATCATAGCCTTTGAATAGTTTATCCTGGAATGTGCTTGTAAAACCATCGAACCTGTGATGAAAGTGTTTTTACAATTAGTGCAAAACATTAAAAGGGAATATGAGAAGGTAATAAAATAACCCTTGCTCATGCACTGGTGAGGAAAAGTATTCATGATTGTGCAATTTGCATTCATATAGTCTACAAGTGTTTTATGTTTGTTCCTTTTGTGAATGCACCCTTCAATTTCATTTTGCTCatcctttgattttatttattaaaggACATgcaaatggaaaaataaaaaataaaaaataacttaatgtagaattgtacaaatCATGCCAGAATAACTCAAGGTTTAAGATGATAGAAAACAATGTGCAAGTTGAATTCATAACCAAggtttaaaattatattaaaaatatatgtgcATTGAATTCATACCCAAGATAGCCAATCATAAGGGAAACTCCCCAGACTGTACTTTCCCTTCCCTTACTATAAGGACTAAAGTCACCTGCAGCCTAGAACCAAAAgcacattataaaaataaatattgaatgtTTGACATGGTGAATGCATCTtgaatatatagacatataGTATCTCAAAACCTATCAGCACAACAGATAACAACTAATACAGAAATTGTTGTTACCGGGTATAGAATAAATAATGCACATCCAACAGTCACCAAGAAAGCCAGAAAATAATCTTGTCCTTGGTATTTCTTTTGCATGATAATTGTGCCCCAGATCTTCATAGTCAAAGAAATGTAAAGGGAAGTCAAAACAAAATATGATTCCAAAATAtacatcatattaaaaaaaaatcaacgaGGACAGGCAGCTTTAACCTATGAGCTACCAAAGAAAATCTAGGAGGgataaaattctaaatatttcaattaaggGTCCCAATAAGATATTGAATCTAATCTGGCACCAATTCAGCTATTGATTTGCACATATCCATATAATCCTGAAAAGTTGATCTCCACAGGAATCAATTTATACCCTTCCCATCAATAGTATTCAATACCTCAAGTTGTGGGCTTAGTTATGGGGGGTGTTTGGTGACTAGCTTTTTGAAAAGCTTTTAGTTGTTTGTTCAagtcaaaaagctaatttaGGTTTTTGGTAAATATCTTTTTTAATTACCTTTTTTATCCAAAAATCTAAGTTTCAAATAAAGCTCATCTATCAAGCTTTTTGAAAAGTGTTTATAGGATTTAAATCAAAAGACAATGCTCCATTCTTTAAGCTATGGTGGTGTAAACTAATCTtcgtatttcttttttaattaaatttcaaaagtttCAAACAGGGAATTTTTTCATCTTTGATTCTTGGGTAATTGAAATATGTCCTTCTCTTTCTGTTATGTGTATTGATGATGTTATTTCTTTGTTATGAAAGTTGTAAGTACCATATTGAAACATTATGTGGTGAATGACCCAAATTATTTatgtgtattgttttaataaaagtatttcTGCAATTGATCtaagatattttttaaatacggagtaataaattttacatatttatttattttagtattcaaaaaattgttaaaatttgagGTATTTATTATAAAGTacagagtattttttttttttaaagaagtaaatctaaAATGTTATTGAGAAAGAATACTTAACAAAACATATTGATGTCCTTATatgttatttttcaaattcaaatagcTAGCAGCTAATAACTAATAGCTAACTTTACTCAACATAATTTCATGGTGGGTGACTAATCATACCATTACAGGAATCATCTTGGCACACTTTGCCAGAGTTTGAACCGGAAAACTGACATATTTGAGAGCCTGAAAAAAAGGATTCAAAAAGTAGTTACTTTACATCTACTACCCATATCTCAGTCTCACAACAAGGAATAAGAGCTCCCAAACAATGGATGGATATCTctttttccatttcctttttaaaaagtttttgaaGAGGGGTGGGAATTAAAGAAGCCATAGCACACAGAGCTCACCTCATATTGGCATGTTGTGGTAAGAATATTAGACACAGATACAATACAGTATTTATGAATTGGAGCTACAGGATCCAAGGCCTTCTTACTTCCCTGAagtcaaaaaggaaaaaatgggAACACAGAAAGGAAGTTGTTGAATCAGACATGCCCAGTGAATGGATCAAGAATCATCAAATTCTTTGGTAATAAATGTTATTCCTTGTGGTTGGagattttttgcaaaaaaatacaTTCTTGTGCAGTGCGGTACATATGAAATGAAACATTAACTAAAGGTTTAGGCATAATAAAGCCAATGTGATGCCCGAATCAAACATAAAGTAGGACTATAGGAGTACCAGTAAAACTGCAGCAGAGACAGCAGAAGTGGCAATGCGATTGCAGAAGACAAGAAATAACGAGTATCTGAAATATTCTTTATCTGGTCCATATGGAACTCTCATGATCTTCTCCTGCAAGTGAAAATCTTCAATCATCATGTTCTATTAAATTTGAATATGCCAGTGTTACACATTTTTAATAGCTGGCATAGAATTATGTTCTTATAAAATGTTGATACAAAGGTTCACACGGTGTGaaattttgatgtatttgaGTCCTAATCCATCTCAATTAAGCATGAAATACTGAACTCGAATCCATTTAATGGAGATATGATCTATGCTGTCACATTCAATTCACAATCCATAAACACTAGtacatataaattttcatttcataGCAATGAATTAAACACATATATCCAATCACAACGATCTCAGGGTAAAAATAAAGGTCGCTGCTCACCTGTAAGAGACCGTAGACGACAAGAGTAGACATGATTCCCACCACCGCGAATATCCCCTTGATCAGCTGGTTTTCCTTTACAAGCGGCGACAGTAGCTCCGCCATATCCCATCCAATAATCGTCCCCCGACCAGCAGCAACTGTCTTCAACAAATCGCCTAGCACGTTTACACTTGCAGTCATACAGATGAACACTTGAATAAAGCAATAAAACTGCATGTCCAAATAAAGTCCGTTAGGTGTAACTCTGAGAGAGATTAGTCTCACCTACCGAGTTAAGCAAAAGCGTGCGGATCACCGGCGCAGTATACACTACAAGCTCGCCGGAAAGCCAGCGCCGCGCCGAGCAATAGAAGGACTGCGTGAAATGTTTGCTCCTTTTAGAAAGCTAAGGCGGTAACGGAACCTTTCGCCGGTGACTTTActatttctaatttcttttcCCAGTCAGTCATGGTCGTTTCtcgttttcttttgtttgtacAGCCACAGGTGATCCGATTTGACGACAATCGCATATGGATAATCTGGGCCGTCATGTGGGCCGAATCCTGTGAGGCcttctcattttaattttattgggtAAAGGCTGGATGTGACAGACGTCTTTAATTCTTTTGCATTTGaaaattagaatttaaaaattggagtaattattattttcaactATTACAGCATcacatttatataataaattatattttttgaagtgtatacataaattcattaatttaaaacttatgtgagaccgtctcaccatgagacgggtcgggtcaagatgcaaatgtaacacttatatgcacaaatgtcatacttatatgctcaaatgtaatactaatcaggaatacaatttttgttacttataacggtaaatgtaatacttttaaaggaaaatacaatacctttacatttcgattaaaaagtattacatttttccacaaaagtattatatttgtccttataagtgaggggcacttgtcaatattacttaattatgaaaaatgtattactttttctctaataagtaacaaaaattgtattcttgattagtgttatatttgagcatataagtatgacatttgcacatataagtgtgacatttgcatggtgccttgacctgacccgatccgtctcacgaataaggatccgtgagacggtctgacacaagtgtgacccatggcaaaaacttgtgtgagaccgtctcaccatgagacgggtcgggtagGGTCGGGTCatgatgcaaatgtaacacttatatgcacaaataccatacttatatgctcaaatgtaatactaatcaggaataaaatttttgttacttattagggtaaatgtaatacttgtaagggaaaatacaatacttttacatttcgatttaaagtattacatttttcctcaaaagtattatatttgcccttataagtgagaggcacttgtccacattacttattatgaaaaatatattacttttttctcttataagtaacaaaaattgtatttttgattagtgttatatttgagcatataagtgtgaaatttgtacatataagtatgacatttgcatggtgatttgacccgacccgacccgtctcacgaataaggatccgtgagacggtctcacacaagtgtgacccttaataaattattattattattatacatacatacacacatatctTTGTTAAAAGTATTAAAGCAGTTAGAAGTACAATCATATCTACATGTGATTAGGTGAACCCAATcaacaagaaaaaaattaaattaattaaaaaaacagtaactacaattaaattttgaaataaatttaaaataagtattcaaattataggtgaaattacaattaggtcatttaattttataaaaattatacggagtaattggaTTCATGAACAATCTAAGATCGTGCAAACCTAAAGTGACTTGTGTACTAGTTGTTTACTGACGTGGCggtaatcttaaaaaaaaaaaaaaaaaaaaaaaaaaaaaaaaaaaaaaaaactccaccCCTTATTCATCTCCTACCCAGTCATTTGTAGGTTGGAGACAAAAAAACTCTTTGGCCTCGACCGAATGCgaagaatgatttttttttttttctatctttgACCTAGAGATGAAGAATATGTTTAACTTTTTgtcattattattgtgtggaccacaaataaaaagtacatttttaatatactaaatatatattatttaaatattaaaagtatattattttgtatactatcaaataacatacatttagtataaaaataatgtatttttaatatattaaaagtgtatCTTGTATTCAAGaaacgtacattattttatataatgtacatttattacacaaataatgtacttttagtgtatgaaaaatatattctttttatgaTTGTGTGGGTAATAATTTGTCAGCTTCTTGTTTCTTGGCCGGAGAATTACAAGTATTACATATtgaactagtgttttacccgtgcggtgcacggaaatttttttttattattatgaacttaaataaaaaattttaaaacatataaatatattaaaatgtacaatataataatatagttggattttatatatttagtcaagtatctattatcatagcataaaaaattaaaattttgtatgattaatataatctatattcatgtaaatatttatataaatttatagagaaaaatttacataattaaattgaattattcctaatcttatttcatatatattataattctaacaatatgaataataactaagaaaattatacttagaaattaaacaatgtaaattttaaattctatatatgtgattttaaactctaatcagacgaactttcttatatgattgtgtaatatagtgtatatacaaataatatttattaatatgtatatatgcaaattctataatataatttctgtaattataatttatattgatatattataattaaaataattaaatttagaaattacaaaatagaattttaattttgtatgattaatataatgcataagtatatgtatgtatgcatttttttaaaatataaatatttatgaatacacattttgttaatttttttaaaatataaatatttatgaatacacattttgttaattttataaaaatataaatatttatgaatacacattttgttaattttataataatataaatatttatgaatacacattttgttaattttataattttattaatatttatgaatacacattttgttaattttataattttattcttaattatattttatattttattaattataattaagaaattcttaattatattttatattttattaattataattaagaaaattacatttacaaattaaaagaatttaatttttaaatttatatggattaatgtaatccctaaatatattacatatttagacaaatttttaaatattttaaaatttttaattaagagtatgagtttagacatattttaaaataattttttaataagtaaccattgtagtaattaacgtgtatacCATTAGACGGTCaaatacaagtttttgcctgTAAACCacttagttttgtttctaaatatttttcaacccgtaaatgtagcacaatcaaaacatctctagatcatcatttaattaatagGTCCACAATTGACTTTTTGGTTCaattcaatatttgtagatctatgatatgtttttaactggttcaattcaatatttgtagatctatgatatgtttttaactaatttattgaaatatttgtagatctatgatatgtttttaactaatttattgaaagtttatttcttctatgatatgtttttaactaatttattgaaagtttatttcttttatgatatgtttttaactaatttattgaaagtttatttcttttagtttatgtttttaactaatttattgaaagtttatttcttttagttctattgtctcttattcttttttcattttaaattgatagatctcgatATGATGCAttattcttaaatatgtgaatttcaattaatttaataacattatatttaaatgtgagacatttacccaataacattatatttttttcaaactccgcaaatgtaagttagttcaattagttcatttttatgttagttttcttcagttatgttattaacgtaaattaatttgttttgggctcataatatttaaataataactactattttagatttgtataatttatggtattttataaaatttgtttacaacatttgtactacaaaacatttaaattaatacaataatacttatatttgttattagtagaatgctaaaatcataataatgatatattttacctttcacatttttaaactttgaaaaccaacattatttatgtaggaagaaatttatatatagtagtaataatattgtagttatttttaaaagttagatgaagtaaacaaattgacatataataattttgtttgggtgaacttttgacatggtctatatatatagcaatataatgatggaaaatagaattacaaataacaatgaaatttatttttgttttattttgcacCAAAGGTTACTTTTATGCGAATGAAacgtttgaaaaagaattatttcaattgtcgTACGTAATTaggttgatttaatataattgtatgttaatttaatacattaaaataaaaatatcaatataggtgttatttaaaaaaatttaattagaactttttaatgatatattttatatatataaattttatttgtatattaaaaaaaaaaccgaacTTATGTTGAAAAAAGAATATACtaagtattagtttagtgtaccttaaaagtagaccatgattcatgttataataaatattcattactataaattaaattaacatatatatcatttttgttattttttaattaggtaaaaaatgtttgtaatttcaaatttcaaaacagaagTATTTTCTTAGGATGGACGGGAAAAcaacacttctgttttaatatatattattatgtaaatttatgttaaattttattatatattgcaatagtattgtaaaaaatcaatctacaacattttaaatatgaaccaatattatattgaaaatgaatataatatagtgatttaatataattgtatgttaattcaacacattaaaataaaatatcaatataggtgttatttaaaagtttttaattataactttttaatgatatatttttatatattaattttatttgtatataaaaaattgaGCTTAAGTTGAAAagaatatatacggagtattagtttagtgtaccttaaagtagactatgattcatggtataataaatattttaggtaaccattactataaattaaattaacatatatagaattttttaattatttaattaggcaaaaaaataattgtaatttcaaattttagaacagaagtatttttttaaGA contains the following coding sequences:
- the LOC116003671 gene encoding UDP-galactose/UDP-glucose transporter 5B-like isoform X2; this encodes MTASVNVLGDLLKTVAAGRGTIIGWDMAELLSPLVKENQLIKGIFAVVGIMSTLVVYGLLQEKIMRVPYGPDKEYFRYSLFLVFCNRIATSAVSAAVLLGSKKALDPVAPIHKYCIVSVSNILTTTCQYEALKYVSFPVQTLAKCAKMIPVMIWGTIIMQKKYQGQDYFLAFLVTVGCALFILYPAAGDFSPYSKGRESTVWGVSLMIGYLGFDGFTSTFQDKLFKGYDMEIHTQIFYTTLCSCFLSFSGLILQGNLLMAIDFVSRHHDCFFDILLLSTVATASQFFISFTIRNFGALTFATIMTTRQLVSILLSCMWFGHPLSWEQCVGAVIVFGSLYSKSFLRKKPKPLPIKDSENGASIPSTGNS
- the LOC116003671 gene encoding UDP-galactose/UDP-glucose transporter 5B-like isoform X3, with protein sequence MAELLSPLVKENQLIKGIFAVVGIMSTLVVYGLLQEKIMRVPYGPDKEYFRYSLFLVFCNRIATSAVSAAVLLGSKKALDPVAPIHKYCIVSVSNILTTTCQYEALKYVSFPVQTLAKCAKMIPVMIWGTIIMQKKYQGQDYFLAFLVTVGCALFILYPAAGDFSPYSKGRESTVWGVSLMIGYLGFDGFTSTFQDKLFKGYDMEIHTQIFYTTLCSCFLSFSGLILQGNLLMAIDFVSRHHDCFFDILLLSTVATASQFFISFTIRNFGALTFATIMTTRQLVSILLSCMWFGHPLSWEQCVGAVIVFGSLYSKSFLRKKPKPLPIKDSENGASIPSTGNS
- the LOC116003671 gene encoding UDP-galactose/UDP-glucose transporter 5B-like isoform X1, with amino-acid sequence MQFYCFIQVFICMTASVNVLGDLLKTVAAGRGTIIGWDMAELLSPLVKENQLIKGIFAVVGIMSTLVVYGLLQEKIMRVPYGPDKEYFRYSLFLVFCNRIATSAVSAAVLLGSKKALDPVAPIHKYCIVSVSNILTTTCQYEALKYVSFPVQTLAKCAKMIPVMIWGTIIMQKKYQGQDYFLAFLVTVGCALFILYPAAGDFSPYSKGRESTVWGVSLMIGYLGFDGFTSTFQDKLFKGYDMEIHTQIFYTTLCSCFLSFSGLILQGNLLMAIDFVSRHHDCFFDILLLSTVATASQFFISFTIRNFGALTFATIMTTRQLVSILLSCMWFGHPLSWEQCVGAVIVFGSLYSKSFLRKKPKPLPIKDSENGASIPSTGNS